One stretch of Lucilia cuprina isolate Lc7/37 chromosome 6, ASM2204524v1, whole genome shotgun sequence DNA includes these proteins:
- the LOC111689981 gene encoding probable salivary secreted peptide, with protein sequence MKSLTVVSILAGAILLLTVVVQANNITWGYVGPYDRLLATDYVYKPSSWFSKQTAEVVYPPKGHINYVTLTAIKAWDFGGRKQFGYASLVRGGPGHRNATIHLKSQSGKALNFTIQYFGR encoded by the exons aTGAAATCCTTAACTGTAGTAAGCATTTTAGCAGGAGCTATACTATTGCTGACCGTAGTAGTTCAGGCCAATAATATTACCTGGGGTTATGTTGGTCCCTACGATCGTCTATTGGCCACCGATTATGTCTATAAGCCTAGCAGTTGGTTTAGCAAACAAACCGCTGAAGTTGTCTATCCACCTAaa ggCCATATCAACTATGTGACTTTGACTGCCATTAAAGCCTGGGATTTTGGTGGCCGCAAACAGTTCGGTTATGCCTCTTTGGTAAGAGGTGGTCCTGGTCATCGTAATGCTACTATTCACTTGAAGTCTCAAAGTGGCAAAGCTTTGAATTTCACCATtcaatattttggacgttaa
- the LOC111686872 gene encoding probable salivary secreted peptide, with the protein MSNKKFILSMVVLSLLATTYAISSTWGNISNSAQLLHAEQVFNASSPGKYVTHEIKFPKNGIGNGRIITGIRAFDQVTNGTGGHATIYSGGPGFNFVNIKLQSQYNYGLMFRVEIYGK; encoded by the exons atgtcaaataaaaaattcattttatctATGGTGGTTTTAAGTCTACTGGCTACCACCTATGCTATATCCAGTACCTGGGGTAATATATCAAATTCCGCCCAGTTATTGCATGCCGAGCAAGTATTCAATGCTTCTTCACCGGGAAAATATGTGACTcatgaaattaaatttcccaAAAAT ggcATTGGTAATGGACGCATCATTACCGGAATCAGAGCCTTCGATCAGGTGACAAATGGCACCGGCGGACATGCAACCATTTACTCGGGTGGACCCGGTTTCAATTTTGTCAACATTAAACTGCAGTCACAATACAATTATGGTCTTATGTTCCGTGTAGAAATTTAtggcaaataa
- the LOC124420763 gene encoding uncharacterized protein LOC124420763 isoform X2 → MTSFCFILTLIALSGARSLAWGRRNSTIDHMLYLEHVLRFPIKDFIQEIYVVYPKVGSKVKGKNVTAIYVFDHFTNSSGAVATYTRPLKKSNSSIVILKSQRSRGINTTVEFYGK, encoded by the exons ATGACAAG tttttgttttattctcacTTTGATCGCTTTATCTGGGGCCAGATCTTTAGCATGGGGTAGACGCAATTCCACTATCGATCATATGTTATATCTTGAACATGTGCTACGTTTCCCTATAAAGGATTTTATACAGGAAATATATGTAGTTTATCCAAAAGTA ggCTCTAAGGTCAAAGGCAAAAATGTAACAGCCATTTATGTGTTCGATCATTTTACCAATAGTTCAGGTGCTGTGGCCACATATACTAGACCGTTGAAGAAAAGTAATTCCTCCATAGTCATTCTGAAAAGTCAACGTTCCCGAGGTATTAATACAACAGTAGAGTTTTATGgcaaataa
- the LOC124420763 gene encoding uncharacterized protein LOC124420763 isoform X1, giving the protein MRFLLSFCFILTLIALSGARSLAWGRRNSTIDHMLYLEHVLRFPIKDFIQEIYVVYPKVGSKVKGKNVTAIYVFDHFTNSSGAVATYTRPLKKSNSSIVILKSQRSRGINTTVEFYGK; this is encoded by the exons atgcgttttcttttaagtttttgttttattctcacTTTGATCGCTTTATCTGGGGCCAGATCTTTAGCATGGGGTAGACGCAATTCCACTATCGATCATATGTTATATCTTGAACATGTGCTACGTTTCCCTATAAAGGATTTTATACAGGAAATATATGTAGTTTATCCAAAAGTA ggCTCTAAGGTCAAAGGCAAAAATGTAACAGCCATTTATGTGTTCGATCATTTTACCAATAGTTCAGGTGCTGTGGCCACATATACTAGACCGTTGAAGAAAAGTAATTCCTCCATAGTCATTCTGAAAAGTCAACGTTCCCGAGGTATTAATACAACAGTAGAGTTTTATGgcaaataa
- the LOC111686874 gene encoding uncharacterized protein LOC111686874, translating to MKFLISLCFILALSTLALGKSIKWGKRQYKDQLLYRRNIVRFPIKSRSIHTKVSHITNPRYNVTAVYVYDHFTNSSGAIPTHIEGLQRLNGVLYNTTTVILNGQKSQGINSTVEIYGKCWKC from the exons atgaaatttcttataAGTTTATGTTTCATTTTGGCTTTGTCAACTTTAGCTTTGGGCAAATCCATTAAATGGGGCAAACGTCAGTATAAGGATCAGTTATTATATCGTAGAAATATCGTACGTTTTCCCATCAAATCACGCTCAATCCATACAAAAGTATCCCAT ATTACCAATCCAAGGTATAATGTAACGGCCGTATATGTTTATGATCATTTTACCAATAGCTCTGGTGCTATACCCACACATATTGAAGGGCTACAGAGACTCAATGGTGTTCTTTACAATACAACTACGGTTATTTTAAATGGTCAAAAGTCACAAGGCATTAATTCTACGGTTGAAATTTATGGCAAATGTTGGAAATGTTAG
- the LOC111686873 gene encoding uncharacterized protein LOC111686873 — translation MKFFQSFALILTLACLSQANPVKWGKGVGNKLLYRVNVIREPIQGFAQDVYVAYPKDGEAATNEEIVDIWVYNRDSSDTIPVLAYGVEKDIEGRLDSATVILRGQRSAGINSTVEFYGKD, via the exons atgaaattttttcaaagttttgcaTTAATCCTAACATTGGCCTGTTTATCACAGGCCAATCCCGTCAAATGGGGTAAAGGTGTTGGCAATAAGCTATTATATCGTGTAAACGTTATTCGTGAACCCATACAAGGTTTCGCTCAGGACGTCTATGTGGCCTATCCTAAAGAT GGTGAAGCTGCTACAAATGAAGAAATTGTTGACATTTGGGTTTATAATAGAGATTCATCTGATACAATACCTGTACTAGCCTATGGGGTGGAAAAAGATATTGAAGGTCGTTTAGATTCGGCTACGGTTATTTTGAGAGGACAACGTTCTGCTGGTATTAACTCGACAGTGGAATTTTACGGCAAAGACTAA
- the LOC111686871 gene encoding uncharacterized protein LOC111686871 gives MKFLITFCLIASLATVAWTSSASWGKRYSNDYLLYRENVVRTPLNGNYWNVNVAFPKSGQGNTRNITAIYVFDRFTNSSGAQPSLWSGGPGYKFATVNLKSQYSRGINSTVEFYGR, from the exons ATGAAATTCTTAATAACTTTCTGTTTGATTGCCTCTTTGGCCACAGTTGCCTGGACCAGCAGTGCTTCATGGGGTAAACGTTATTCCAATGATTATCTTTTGTATCGTGAAAATGTTGTACGTACACCCCTTAATGGTAATTACTGGAATGTAAATGTTGCTTTCCCCAAGTCG GGTCAAGGTAATACCAGAAATATTACTGCCATTTATGTCTTTGATCGTTTTACCAACAGTTCTGGTGCCCAACCATCTTTGTGGTCTGGTGGTCCCGGTTACAAATTTGCCACTGTCAATTTGAAGAGTCAATATTCGAGAGGTATTAACTCTACTGTTGAATTCTATGGCAGATAA